In a single window of the Arachis hypogaea cultivar Tifrunner chromosome 6, arahy.Tifrunner.gnm2.J5K5, whole genome shotgun sequence genome:
- the LOC112696388 gene encoding synaptotagmin-2 isoform X3 has product MKVYNTDEKELIMEPSVKWAGNPNIIVAIKAFGLRATVQVVDLQVFASPRITLKPLVPSFPCFANIYVSLMEKPHVDFGLKLLGADVMSIPGVYRLVQEIIKEQVAKMYLWPKALEVQIMDPTKAMKVPVGILHVKVLRATNLKKKDLLGGSDPYVKLKLSDDKLPSKKTSVKYKKLNPEWNEEFNMVVKDPESQFLELSVYDWEQIGKHDKMGMNVIQLKELTADEAKELTLDLRKTMEPNDPENEKSRGEITVQVLYKPFKDDELAQNSEDPNAIEKAPEGTPATGGLLVIIIHEAEDVEGKHHTNPYARLIFKGEERKTKHVKKNRDPRWNETFQFTLEEPPTNERLYVEVLSASSKLGLLHPKETLGYVDINLSDAVSNKRINEKYHLIDSRNGKIQIELQWRTP; this is encoded by the exons ATGAAAGTCTACAATACTGATGAAAAGGAGTTAATTATGGAACCATCAGTAAAATGGGCTGGGAATCCTAACATTATAGTTGCAATCAAAGCATTCGGGTTGCGAGCCACAGTTCAG GTTGTTGATCTGCAAGTATTTGCCTCTCCACGAATCACATTGAAGCCTTTAGTCCCGAGTTTTCCTTGCTTTGCGAATATTTATGTGTCACTCATGGAGAAG CCACATGTTGACTTTGGATTAAAACTGCTTGGAGCTGATGTAATGTCTATTCCTGGTGTTTATAGGCTTGTCCAG GAAATCATCAAAGAACAGGTAGCAAAAATGTACTTATGGCCTAAGGCCCTTGAGGTGCAAATAATGGATCCAACAaa GGCCATGAAAGTACCTGTAGGAATCCTCCATGTGAAGGTTCTTAGAGCAACAAATCTCAAGAAGAAAGATCTACTCGGAGGATCAGACCCGTACGTGAAGCTTAAACTCTCTGACGACAAACTTCCTTCAAAGAAAACTAGCGTGAAATATAAGAAATTGAATCCAGAATGGAATGAGGAATTCAATATGGTTGTCAAAGATCCGGAATCTCAATTCTTGGAACTTAGTGTTTATGATTGGGAGCAG ATTGGGAAGCATGACAAGATGGGAATGAATGTCATTCAATTGAAAGAGCTTACAGCGGACGAAGCCAAAGAGCTGACTCTTGATTTACGCAAGACTATGGAGCCTAATGATCCAGAGAATGAGAAGTCACGGGGAGAGATCACGGTACAAGTTCTATATAAGCCTTTTAAAGATGATGAGTTGGCTCAGAATTCAGAGGACCCTAATGCAATAGAAAAGGCTCCTGAAGGAACACCTGCCACTGGTGGTTTGCTTGTTATTATCATCCATGAAGCTGAAGATGTTGAAGGGAAACACCACACAAATCCATATGCAAGACTCATTTTCAAAGGAGAGGAGAGAAAAACCAAG CATGTGAAGAAAAATAGAGATCCAAGATGGAATGAAACATTTCAATTTACACTGGAGGAACCTCCCACCAATGAGAGGCTATATGTTGAAGTGCTTAGTGCCTCCTCTAAACTAGGCCTGCTTCATCCCAAG GAAACCTTGGGTTATGTGGATATAAATCTATCTGATGCTGTTAGCAACAAAAGAATCAACGAGAAATATCATCTCATTGACTCAAGAAATGGAAAGATTCAAATTGAGCTTCAGTGGAGAACTCCTTGA
- the LOC112805410 gene encoding uncharacterized protein, with translation MATISDRVVSNLTSIYVAVIACMKVYCVACGQNMGGAFVLIFFASIFVALILLAALAWDLSCKAMYAFAASAATANNHRSHKVCKGGICWHGVAVRSPASQVHFRLPHHLPTYPTS, from the coding sequence ATGGCAACAATTAGCGACAGAGTGGTGAGCAACCTCACAAGCATCTATGTGGCAGTGATCGCATGTATGAAGGTGTACTGTGTTGCCTGTGGCCAAAACATGGGAGGCGCTTTTGTTCTCATCTTCTTCGCTTCCATTTTCGTGGCTCTCATCTTGCTGGCAGCACTCGCCTGGGATCTATCATGCAAGGCCATGTATGCATTTGCCGCCTCCGCCGCTACAGCAAACAATCATCGTTCTCACAAGGTGTGCAAAGGAGGCATCTGCTGGCATGGTGTTGCCGTCCGATCACCCGCTTCTCAGGTCCATTTCAGGCTCCCACACCATCTTCCTACTTATCCCACTTCCTGA
- the LOC112696388 gene encoding synaptotagmin-2 isoform X2, with protein sequence MLPEIPLWIKNPDFDRLDWLNRFVEHMWPYLDKAICKTARTIAKPIIAEQIPKYKIDSVEFETLTLGSLPPTFQGMKVYNTDEKELIMEPSVKWAGNPNIIVAIKAFGLRATVQVVDLQVFASPRITLKPLVPSFPCFANIYVSLMEKPHVDFGLKLLGADVMSIPGVYRLVQEIIKEQVAKMYLWPKALEVQIMDPTKAMKVPVGILHVKVLRATNLKKKDLLGGSDPYVKLKLSDDKLPSKKTSVKYKKLNPEWNEEFNMVVKDPESQFLELSVYDWEQIGKHDKMGMNVIQLKELTADEAKELTLDLRKTMEPNDPENEKSRGEITVQVLYKPFKDDELAQNSEDPNAIEKAPEGTPATGGLLVIIIHEAEDVEGKHHTNPYARLIFKGEERKTKHVKKNRDPRWNETFQFTLEEPPTNERLYVEVLSASSKLGLLHPKETLGYVDINLSDAVSNKRINEKYHLIDSRNGKIQIELQWRTP encoded by the exons ATGCTTCCAGAGATACCCTTGTGGATAAAGAATCCAGATTTTGATCGT CTTGACTGGCTCAATAGATTTGTTGAGCATATGTGGCCTTATCTAGACAAG GCAATTTGCAAGACTGCAAGGACTATAGCAAAGCCCATTATTGCTGAGCAAATTCCCAAGTACAAGATTGATTCAGTAGAATTTGAAACGCTTACCTTGGGTTCTTTACCTCCAACTTTTCAAG GAATGAAAGTCTACAATACTGATGAAAAGGAGTTAATTATGGAACCATCAGTAAAATGGGCTGGGAATCCTAACATTATAGTTGCAATCAAAGCATTCGGGTTGCGAGCCACAGTTCAG GTTGTTGATCTGCAAGTATTTGCCTCTCCACGAATCACATTGAAGCCTTTAGTCCCGAGTTTTCCTTGCTTTGCGAATATTTATGTGTCACTCATGGAGAAG CCACATGTTGACTTTGGATTAAAACTGCTTGGAGCTGATGTAATGTCTATTCCTGGTGTTTATAGGCTTGTCCAG GAAATCATCAAAGAACAGGTAGCAAAAATGTACTTATGGCCTAAGGCCCTTGAGGTGCAAATAATGGATCCAACAaa GGCCATGAAAGTACCTGTAGGAATCCTCCATGTGAAGGTTCTTAGAGCAACAAATCTCAAGAAGAAAGATCTACTCGGAGGATCAGACCCGTACGTGAAGCTTAAACTCTCTGACGACAAACTTCCTTCAAAGAAAACTAGCGTGAAATATAAGAAATTGAATCCAGAATGGAATGAGGAATTCAATATGGTTGTCAAAGATCCGGAATCTCAATTCTTGGAACTTAGTGTTTATGATTGGGAGCAG ATTGGGAAGCATGACAAGATGGGAATGAATGTCATTCAATTGAAAGAGCTTACAGCGGACGAAGCCAAAGAGCTGACTCTTGATTTACGCAAGACTATGGAGCCTAATGATCCAGAGAATGAGAAGTCACGGGGAGAGATCACGGTACAAGTTCTATATAAGCCTTTTAAAGATGATGAGTTGGCTCAGAATTCAGAGGACCCTAATGCAATAGAAAAGGCTCCTGAAGGAACACCTGCCACTGGTGGTTTGCTTGTTATTATCATCCATGAAGCTGAAGATGTTGAAGGGAAACACCACACAAATCCATATGCAAGACTCATTTTCAAAGGAGAGGAGAGAAAAACCAAG CATGTGAAGAAAAATAGAGATCCAAGATGGAATGAAACATTTCAATTTACACTGGAGGAACCTCCCACCAATGAGAGGCTATATGTTGAAGTGCTTAGTGCCTCCTCTAAACTAGGCCTGCTTCATCCCAAG GAAACCTTGGGTTATGTGGATATAAATCTATCTGATGCTGTTAGCAACAAAAGAATCAACGAGAAATATCATCTCATTGACTCAAGAAATGGAAAGATTCAAATTGAGCTTCAGTGGAGAACTCCTTGA
- the LOC140173634 gene encoding uncharacterized protein, with amino-acid sequence MVYGEHVREEKLVVWEELSFLTGLCQVPFCFMGDFNEIIQVKERQGATSLPRPAEEFKSWIHDMELVDLALNDRKFTWFRGQSCSRIDKVLVSLEWLEEFPETRLRGSPRGLSDHMIMTVTRLGGGPRPFRSLDAWFAHNGFFRMVKEEWRSLGEI; translated from the coding sequence ATGGTGTATGGTGAGCATGTTAGGGAAGAAAAGCTCGTTGTGTGGGAAGAGTTGAGCTTCTTGACGGGTTTATGTCAAGTGCCTTTCTGTTTTATGGGGGATTTTAACGAGATTATTCAAGTGAAAGAGAGGCAAGGGGCTACTTCTTTGCCAAGGCCTGCAGAAGAGTTTAAATCATGGATTCACGATATGGAGCTAGTGGACCTCGCTTTAAATGATCGTAAGTTTACTTGGTTCAGGGGTCAGTCATGTAGTCGGATCGATAAAGTCCTGGTTAGTCTGGAGTGGTTAGAAGAGTTTCCTGAAACAAGATTACGAGGCAGTCCAAGAGGCTTGTCAGACCATATGATTATGACTGTCACAAGATTGGGAGGAGGACCACGACCGTTTCGGAGTTTGGATGCATGGTTTGCTCATAATGGTTTTTTTAGGATGGTGAAGGAGGAGTGGAGGAGCCTAGGGGAGATTTAG
- the LOC112696388 gene encoding synaptotagmin-2 isoform X1 encodes MMVDQAKVTGHWFSRERFSNKIYKLKIGSCLFQAHKVSTCIGFGIGTSIGVVIGYYVFIYFQPTHVKDPIIRPLAEQDAKTLQQMLPEIPLWIKNPDFDRLDWLNRFVEHMWPYLDKAICKTARTIAKPIIAEQIPKYKIDSVEFETLTLGSLPPTFQGMKVYNTDEKELIMEPSVKWAGNPNIIVAIKAFGLRATVQVVDLQVFASPRITLKPLVPSFPCFANIYVSLMEKPHVDFGLKLLGADVMSIPGVYRLVQEIIKEQVAKMYLWPKALEVQIMDPTKAMKVPVGILHVKVLRATNLKKKDLLGGSDPYVKLKLSDDKLPSKKTSVKYKKLNPEWNEEFNMVVKDPESQFLELSVYDWEQIGKHDKMGMNVIQLKELTADEAKELTLDLRKTMEPNDPENEKSRGEITVQVLYKPFKDDELAQNSEDPNAIEKAPEGTPATGGLLVIIIHEAEDVEGKHHTNPYARLIFKGEERKTKHVKKNRDPRWNETFQFTLEEPPTNERLYVEVLSASSKLGLLHPKETLGYVDINLSDAVSNKRINEKYHLIDSRNGKIQIELQWRTP; translated from the exons ATGATGGTTGATCAAGCTAAAGTTACTGGCCACTGGTTTTCAAGGGAACGTTTTTCTAACAagatatacaaattaaagatagGTTCTTGTCTTTTTCAGGCACACAAAGTGA GTACTTGTATTGGCTTCGGAATTGGAACTTCAATTGGTGTGGTCATTGGATACTATGTGTTTATATACTTTCAGCCAACACATGTCAAG GATCCCATAATTCGTCCTTTGGCCGAGCAAGATGCCAAAACTCTGCAACAAATGCTTCCAGAGATACCCTTGTGGATAAAGAATCCAGATTTTGATCGT CTTGACTGGCTCAATAGATTTGTTGAGCATATGTGGCCTTATCTAGACAAG GCAATTTGCAAGACTGCAAGGACTATAGCAAAGCCCATTATTGCTGAGCAAATTCCCAAGTACAAGATTGATTCAGTAGAATTTGAAACGCTTACCTTGGGTTCTTTACCTCCAACTTTTCAAG GAATGAAAGTCTACAATACTGATGAAAAGGAGTTAATTATGGAACCATCAGTAAAATGGGCTGGGAATCCTAACATTATAGTTGCAATCAAAGCATTCGGGTTGCGAGCCACAGTTCAG GTTGTTGATCTGCAAGTATTTGCCTCTCCACGAATCACATTGAAGCCTTTAGTCCCGAGTTTTCCTTGCTTTGCGAATATTTATGTGTCACTCATGGAGAAG CCACATGTTGACTTTGGATTAAAACTGCTTGGAGCTGATGTAATGTCTATTCCTGGTGTTTATAGGCTTGTCCAG GAAATCATCAAAGAACAGGTAGCAAAAATGTACTTATGGCCTAAGGCCCTTGAGGTGCAAATAATGGATCCAACAaa GGCCATGAAAGTACCTGTAGGAATCCTCCATGTGAAGGTTCTTAGAGCAACAAATCTCAAGAAGAAAGATCTACTCGGAGGATCAGACCCGTACGTGAAGCTTAAACTCTCTGACGACAAACTTCCTTCAAAGAAAACTAGCGTGAAATATAAGAAATTGAATCCAGAATGGAATGAGGAATTCAATATGGTTGTCAAAGATCCGGAATCTCAATTCTTGGAACTTAGTGTTTATGATTGGGAGCAG ATTGGGAAGCATGACAAGATGGGAATGAATGTCATTCAATTGAAAGAGCTTACAGCGGACGAAGCCAAAGAGCTGACTCTTGATTTACGCAAGACTATGGAGCCTAATGATCCAGAGAATGAGAAGTCACGGGGAGAGATCACGGTACAAGTTCTATATAAGCCTTTTAAAGATGATGAGTTGGCTCAGAATTCAGAGGACCCTAATGCAATAGAAAAGGCTCCTGAAGGAACACCTGCCACTGGTGGTTTGCTTGTTATTATCATCCATGAAGCTGAAGATGTTGAAGGGAAACACCACACAAATCCATATGCAAGACTCATTTTCAAAGGAGAGGAGAGAAAAACCAAG CATGTGAAGAAAAATAGAGATCCAAGATGGAATGAAACATTTCAATTTACACTGGAGGAACCTCCCACCAATGAGAGGCTATATGTTGAAGTGCTTAGTGCCTCCTCTAAACTAGGCCTGCTTCATCCCAAG GAAACCTTGGGTTATGTGGATATAAATCTATCTGATGCTGTTAGCAACAAAAGAATCAACGAGAAATATCATCTCATTGACTCAAGAAATGGAAAGATTCAAATTGAGCTTCAGTGGAGAACTCCTTGA